TTTTTACCGAGGACGTTCGGATCTCTAACGCCGCGGCGTGGACCGAGATCCTCTGGAGGCAGGATGGTGGCCGGGCCGTGGCCCACGACAACTGGATCCCGCCGGCCGGTGGGCGGCGGAGGGGTGGGCATGAGATGTCCCGGAGGCGGATTGTGGACTGCCACCACGGGCGACCAGTGGTGCCATTGGTTCCCCGGACGCCAGCACCAGCCGTGTCCGCCGATGTAGTACCAGTTGCCGTAGCGGAAGGGCATCCAGCCCCAGGGGTAGGCCGAGACCCAGATATAGCCGTAGCCCGGATACCAGTACCAGGCGCCGTTCGCGTAGGGATTCCAGTTCACGCCGTAGTAGTTAGGGCGCCACATGTAGCCGTAGCCCGAGATGTTGGTGTAGCTGCCCCAGTAGTTCAGATCGCTGACGCCATAGCTGTAGGCGGAGGAGTAGCCGCGGTAGTTGCCGACGTTGGCGTAGCGGTCGCGGTACTCGTCGCGCTCCTGGTCCCAATCGTCGTAGCGGTCGCTGGAGACGCCCTTGGCCAGGAAGTAGCGCGCCGGGTCGTCGAGGTCCAGGGTAAGAGTCTCATTCTTGCGGACGGTAAGGTGCCCTCCCTCGCCGACAACTTCGATCTCGCCCGCGAAGACAGCGAGGACGACTTGCGAGCGGTCCACGCGCAGACGGAAGCGCGCGGCCCGGGTGAGGCTGAACTCGCGGCGTCCGGTGGTGACGCGGAAGTCGTTGTCATCATCCCGCTTGCGGATGTTGAAATAGGCGGTGCCGTCCTGGAGGTCCACCAGGGTGTACTTGGCGCCGGAGGAACGCAGGTCCAGCGACTGAGTCTCGACCAGGGTGCCCGGGGTGAGGCGGACGGTGCTCATGTCCTCGAACTCGATCTCGGCGCGAGCGTCGTCGCGAGTAGACACTCGGGTGCCCGGGCCCAGCGGCATGTTGAGAAAGGCGTGCTCGAAGCCGCGTCCGTCGCGGCGGTCGATCTGGGCTTCGCCGTCCACGTAACTCAGGCGAACGATGCGGGCGTTGGAGTCTGCCAGGGCCTTGGGCGGGAGGACACCCGCGACCAAAGCGGCGGCCGTCAGAAGCGCTAGGCCTACCCTGCCGAACTTCATACAGAATCTCCTGGGATTCTGATACTTGGGATGCACTGATTCTAACCCCGAGTTGTTCCGGAGGTCGCGGTCAATGCAGGGTGGCGGGGGGTGGGGAGGCGGCCAACTGCAGCAGGTGCTGAGCACGCTGGCGCGCTATGTGCATGATTTCACGGTCGTTAGCGATATTTTCGAGCAGCGGGGCGATGACGTGGAGTTCGCGCAGCCATCCGCTCTTGGCCATCTCCTCCATACGCTCCAACTGGTTGTTCAGGCCCAGGCGGTCGTAGCGGCGCAGGCGGTCGAGTTCATAGGCGGCCTCCTGGGTGGTGGCGATGCCCTGGAAAATATCCGTCAGCTCCTGCACGTCGTGATTCTCGGACCAGTTGTAGGTGGTCTGATGGGTGCGAGTGGAGTCAGAGTAGAGCAGGGTTTTGCGCCCGGTGTCGGCGATGCGGTGTTTCTTGAAGTCCCAGTCGCCCTGGAAGTAGTTGAGCGTTTCGGCCAGGGCGAAGATGCGGCGCGCGGTGGCCTCGGAGATCACGAATTCGCTACGGTAGGGTTCGCCCAGTTCGGGCTGGCCCGGCTCGCCTTCCTCGCGGCGGGACTCGTAGGCAGCGTGTCCGGCGGAATCGATGCGCAGAGAGAGATACGCGGGCGTGGCGCGCGGGAAAGCCTGAGTGAAGGCCACCGAAGGAAGCGCGGGAGCGGCGTCGGGCGCGGGGCTGGAGTTCTGCGCGGGAGCCAGGCCGCTCCCAGCCCAGAGAAGCAACGTGAGCAGCGCCGGGCCGCGGGTCCTCCAGCCGGAATCTGTTGGGGACTCGAGTCTCATCGGCGGGCGCGGCGGCCTCCGGCGGCCTGGCGCTCCAGCGTAGCCGCGGTGTGCAGATGGCAGATGGCGATGGCCAGGGCGTCGGCCACGTCGGGAGGCTCGGGGATCTCGTCGAGTTTCAGCAGGCGCTTCACCATTTGCTGCACCTGGGACTTTTCCGCCTTGCCGTATCCCACGACCGCGGACTTGATGGTCAGGGGCGCGTACTCGGCGACCTCCAGGTCGTGGACGGCGGCGGCCAGCATGGCGACGCCGCGAACGTGTCCGAGCTTGAGCGCCGACTTGGCGTTGACCGCGTAGAAGACATCTTCGATGGCGACCACATCGGGACGGTGGGCGCGGATCACGCTACCCAGCTCCTCGAAAACGCGCGCTAGACGCCGGGCCAGCGGATCGCGGGTCTTCAGGCGGATGACCCCGGCGGAGATGCAGGTAAGCCCGCGGCCGTTGCGCTGCTCGACCACACCGTAACCGGTCAGCTCGCTGCCGCAATCTACTCCCAATACCCGCACAAAGCGCAGTTTATACCAGAACCGCGAGGGCTAACGCGAGCACCGGCGAAGACACTTGTGCCCCAGAGGCTTTGCTAGATCGCGCGGGCGAGGACGCCGGTGTCACACGGTCATGCGCGAGGGGAGGCAGGGCGGTACAGGCGCTGCCAAACGGGCAGGGACAGGAGCGCCAGATTCGCGAGAGTCAGGCTGACAAATCCGACCAAGCCAGCAACGCCGATCCAGGCGAGCACCGGGGCCGCGAGGCTTTCCGAGCGCGAGGGCGGCTGCGCCTTTGGCGGCGAGACGCCAGCGCTACGGAAGCCGCGCTTTGCCCGCCTGCAAAAGCGAGGACGCCTGCGCCAGAGTCTGTGGTGATTGGGAGGAGTTATACGGGCGAGTCGCCCGCATCCCCGCGGCCTGGGACGGGGCGCTTGAGCCAGGGGTCGAGGCCGCCAGTGAACATCAGGGCGAGCATGCGGAAGTCGCTGATGAAGGACCACCAGGGGTGTCCGAAGGTGGCGGGGCGGTTCCCTTCCACCAGAAAGTGGCCGGTCCAGGCCAGGCCGTAAGCGATGGGGATCCAGAGCAGGGCCAGCCAGGGATGCCCGAGGGCGAAGGCGCCGACCAGGACGGCTAGGCCCAGCGTGGTCCCTGCGGCGTGCAGCAGGCGGTTGCCGCGATGGCTGTGCTGCTGCACGTAGAAGGCGAAGAAGTCGTCATAGCTCCGGAACTTCTCCGCCATAACTGACTTCCTTCCCTCCTAGTTCGACTTCCCGGCCGGAGCGACAGCGGGCGCCCCCGCGGCCAGCGCGGGCGGCGGATACTGCGGCAGCTTCTCGCGGACGCGGTCGGCGCGCTTGATCTCCAGCTCCTCAAAGAGCAGCGAGGGAGTGACCAAGGAGTTGGGGACGGGGTCGGGCCGGCCCTCCACATCGGCATCATTGCCGACGGCCAACAGGTCGTTGCGCAGGGCACGGGCGTCGAGCTGGCCGAAGACGGCGCCGCGCACCAGCTCCTGGTGGCCGTCCTTCACGTAAACCCGGTAGAGCAGGCGGGGCGCGAGGTCGGGGCCCGTGGTCTCGACTAGATACCCGTAGGGGCGTCCCTGGTCGCGGCACTTGTCGAGCATGCGCTTCTTCAGTTGCTCCACGGGAAAGGACTCAGAGGCGCGCACGAACAGGTTGCCGATGGCGGGGCGGGCGGACCCGCCCGGCGCGGCCAGACCGTGCCCGTTGGAGTGCGGGAAGTCGCGGATGGGCCGCCGCCCGATCAGATAGTTCACCAGCGTGCCGTTCTCCACCACGGTGACCGGCTGCGCCTTCACGCCCTCATCGTCCACGCTGTAGCTGCCCACCAGGGTCTGATCCTGGAAGCGGGTGACGGTCGGGTCATCCACCAGGGAAAGGAACGGGGGCAGGACGCGGCTCTTGAAGCGCGAGGCGTAGTCGCCCGAGGTGCGGGCGGGATCGCCGGGCTGAGGCTTGTCGCCGGTGATGGCCGGCACCACCAGAGTGTTGAAGACGGTGTTGGCGGCGTCGGAGGAAAACAGGACCGGGCCGACATAGCTGTCCTCGACCACGGGCGCCAGGCGCAGAGCCGCCAGGGTGTCGAGAACGTTTCCGGCGTCGGCGCGGATCTTCTCCGGCGACGGCAGCTCCTCGGGCCGGGCCATCACGTATCCCTGCGAGCGCTGCAGGCGCATCCCGTCGGGCGACTGCGTGCCGCCGCCGAAGTAGAAGAAATAAGTGGCAACGCCCTTGCGCGTGATGGAGCCTTCCGTGTTCACGAAGTAGCGGTTGTTGATCTGGGCGCGGAAACCGGCCTCGGAGGAATCCACCTGCGGGTCCCGGCGGAAGAGCGCGGAGGTGGAGCGCGCCATCTCGCGCCAGCGCTTGGAGTCGGCCTCGTTCTTGATCAGCGGCTGGATGGATTGGATGGCGGGTTCGCGGGAGAAGTCATCCACCTGCTGCTCCACCACCAGGTCCTTGAGCATCGATTGCTTGAGGGTCAGGGCCTCGAGGGCGTTCTTGTAGGCAGTGTCGGTGGCCAGCCAGAGCACGTGGCGCAAGGCCAGCTCATCGTTCTCCTGGGGCACGACCTCGACATAGCCCTCGCCCTGGCCGAAGTAGCTGTCCTGGGTGTAGTTGCCGATGCGGACCACGGCGCGTAGCAGCCGGGCGCGCTGTCCCTGCTCCAGGCGCAGGGCGCCGAAGGTGGCGTCGGCGGAGTAGGCCTGGATGTCGCTGACCGAGTACTCGATGTAATACGGACGCTGCATCGCCTTGAGCTGGAGCTTCTCCTTGGAGCGCCCGAGCTCGGAGAGCATGGCGCGCAGTACGGGATCGTCCGCGGCCGGCTGGGCGGCATTCGGCTTGGCCACCGCCTGCGCCGCGGTCCCCAGGGGCGACGCCAGCAAAAAAGCTGTCAGGAGCAGGCGGAGTGTGCGGCGGACGGTCACGGCTTCACCCCAGGTTTCTGCGCCGGATCCGGAGGCGCCGGGAGGATCCCAGGCGGCGGGATCTTCTCAAAGGCCGGGGGCGGCAGGATGGGCGGCCGGGTATTGGACTTGGCCTTCTTCTGCACTTCCAGCTCGGAGAACAGGATGGCGGGCGAGGCGGCGGAGACGGCAACGTATCCGGATTCGGCGCCGCACTGTCCGTTGAAGACCTGGGTGACATCGCCGGTCAGTACCAGGCGGTTGAGCGAGGCCAGCGGCGTTCCCACGATATCGACGCCGCGCACGAGCTCGTCCGGCCGGCCGTCCGGGTAGACGCGCCACACCATCAGCGGCAGCACCTGGAAGGCCTGGGGAAGCTGGCGCGTGGTCAGGGTGAAGCCGCCGGCGATGTCCTCGAAGTAGAGGCCGTAGGGTTTATTCTGCTTCTTGACCTCGGCAATCAGCATCTCGTGCATCTGCGCATCGGGAACCGTCTTGGTGGAGGTGACGATCAGGTTGCCCTGGCGTCCGACGGGAACGTAGTTGTCCTGGGCGCGGCCGTGGCCGTTGGACTTGGAAAAGCCCTTGATGGGCATGCGCGACATCAGGAACTGGCGCAGGATGCCGTTCTGGACCACCTCGGTGCGCTGCGCGGGGACGCCTTCGTCGTCAAAGTCGTACCAGCCGCTGAGTTCGATCCCGCCGAGTTCCTTCAGGGTGGGGTCATCCACCACGCTCAAGAACGTGGGCAGTACCTCCTGGTTGACCTTCTTGGTGAAGGTCTGGCCTTCCTGGTCGCCGCGCTGGCGCTGGCCCTCCAGGCGGTGCCCCAGGACCTCGTGGAAGAAGACGGCGGCGGCGCGGCCGGAAAGCAGCGAAGGCCCGCTGAAGGGCTCCACCAGGGGAGCGGTGCGGAGGTTCTTCAGGTCCTCGGCCATCTTCTGGATCTTGGCTTCGACCACAGCGTCGGAGGGCAGGCGGTCGAAGCTGCTCCCGTCAAAGGTTTCATTGCGCAGCAAGTCCATGCCGTCCTCGGCGCGGGTCTCGGCGTAGAGGATCAGGCGCACCTGCGGGCGCTGGCTCTCGATGCGCGAGCCTTCACTGGAAACGAAGTAGTGGGTGGCGCTGTCCACGATCACCGTCACTACCGAGCGATAGACCTCGGGATACTTGACGAAGAGGGCGGAGTAGCGCCGGGCCTTGGCTTCCCAGGCGGCGCGGCCGAAGCCCGCGATGGGGACGGGCGGGGCCACGTGCGCCTGCGGCTGCTCCTGGGAGAAGTCCGGGGACTTGTCTTCCTCGTCGGTGCGCACCTCGGAGCTGGTCTTGACCTGGTCGAAGGTGCGCGCGGCCTGTTTGTACTGGCGGTCGGTGGTGAGCCAGAGGACGCGGGCGATGGCGTCGCGGTCGTCTTCCACCGGCAGCAGGGCGGCGGTCAGGCCGGAGGCGCGGTTCTCACTGTGTGTGTTGTCCAGCGCCGGGCTGCCCACCCGCACCGAGACGTCCAGGCTTCGTATCCGGGCCGCCGCAGAGTTGTAGAGCGCCCCTTGCGTAGCCGAGATGGAGGCGTACTGGTGCTCGCTCACCGAATAGCTCATGAAATATG
The window above is part of the Terriglobales bacterium genome. Proteins encoded here:
- a CDS encoding FecR family protein, which gives rise to MKFGRVGLALLTAAALVAGVLPPKALADSNARIVRLSYVDGEAQIDRRDGRGFEHAFLNMPLGPGTRVSTRDDARAEIEFEDMSTVRLTPGTLVETQSLDLRSSGAKYTLVDLQDGTAYFNIRKRDDDNDFRVTTGRREFSLTRAARFRLRVDRSQVVLAVFAGEIEVVGEGGHLTVRKNETLTLDLDDPARYFLAKGVSSDRYDDWDQERDEYRDRYANVGNYRGYSSAYSYGVSDLNYWGSYTNISGYGYMWRPNYYGVNWNPYANGAWYWYPGYGYIWVSAYPWGWMPFRYGNWYYIGGHGWCWRPGNQWHHWSPVVAVHNPPPGHLMPTPPPPTGRRDPVVVGHGPATILPPEDLGPRRGVRDPNVLGK
- the ruvC gene encoding crossover junction endodeoxyribonuclease RuvC, with protein sequence MRVLGVDCGSELTGYGVVEQRNGRGLTCISAGVIRLKTRDPLARRLARVFEELGSVIRAHRPDVVAIEDVFYAVNAKSALKLGHVRGVAMLAAAVHDLEVAEYAPLTIKSAVVGYGKAEKSQVQQMVKRLLKLDEIPEPPDVADALAIAICHLHTAATLERQAAGGRRARR
- a CDS encoding DUF962 domain-containing protein, coding for MAEKFRSYDDFFAFYVQQHSHRGNRLLHAAGTTLGLAVLVGAFALGHPWLALLWIPIAYGLAWTGHFLVEGNRPATFGHPWWSFISDFRMLALMFTGGLDPWLKRPVPGRGDAGDSPV
- a CDS encoding metallopeptidase TldD-related protein → MTVRRTLRLLLTAFLLASPLGTAAQAVAKPNAAQPAADDPVLRAMLSELGRSKEKLQLKAMQRPYYIEYSVSDIQAYSADATFGALRLEQGQRARLLRAVVRIGNYTQDSYFGQGEGYVEVVPQENDELALRHVLWLATDTAYKNALEALTLKQSMLKDLVVEQQVDDFSREPAIQSIQPLIKNEADSKRWREMARSTSALFRRDPQVDSSEAGFRAQINNRYFVNTEGSITRKGVATYFFYFGGGTQSPDGMRLQRSQGYVMARPEELPSPEKIRADAGNVLDTLAALRLAPVVEDSYVGPVLFSSDAANTVFNTLVVPAITGDKPQPGDPARTSGDYASRFKSRVLPPFLSLVDDPTVTRFQDQTLVGSYSVDDEGVKAQPVTVVENGTLVNYLIGRRPIRDFPHSNGHGLAAPGGSARPAIGNLFVRASESFPVEQLKKRMLDKCRDQGRPYGYLVETTGPDLAPRLLYRVYVKDGHQELVRGAVFGQLDARALRNDLLAVGNDADVEGRPDPVPNSLVTPSLLFEELEIKRADRVREKLPQYPPPALAAGAPAVAPAGKSN
- a CDS encoding metallopeptidase TldD-related protein; protein product: MRSLLRRLAIFLVFLTTCLFVAVSAWAAGPPPAPAPNLLLDTMQQELTRAMRELGKANPPPYFMSYSVSEHQYASISATQGALYNSAAARIRSLDVSVRVGSPALDNTHSENRASGLTAALLPVEDDRDAIARVLWLTTDRQYKQAARTFDQVKTSSEVRTDEEDKSPDFSQEQPQAHVAPPVPIAGFGRAAWEAKARRYSALFVKYPEVYRSVVTVIVDSATHYFVSSEGSRIESQRPQVRLILYAETRAEDGMDLLRNETFDGSSFDRLPSDAVVEAKIQKMAEDLKNLRTAPLVEPFSGPSLLSGRAAAVFFHEVLGHRLEGQRQRGDQEGQTFTKKVNQEVLPTFLSVVDDPTLKELGGIELSGWYDFDDEGVPAQRTEVVQNGILRQFLMSRMPIKGFSKSNGHGRAQDNYVPVGRQGNLIVTSTKTVPDAQMHEMLIAEVKKQNKPYGLYFEDIAGGFTLTTRQLPQAFQVLPLMVWRVYPDGRPDELVRGVDIVGTPLASLNRLVLTGDVTQVFNGQCGAESGYVAVSAASPAILFSELEVQKKAKSNTRPPILPPPAFEKIPPPGILPAPPDPAQKPGVKP